The genomic region CAGCCAGAACCATGCGCATCACGTCGCCGGGCGGAACGGATGTGACCTACGGCTTAAAGCAGTATCCGGTCATTTCCGAGTACGGATACACCGATGAACCGGGCCGCTGGGATCATTTCCCGTCAGGATTTGCTTTCACGCAAGCCACGGATGGTGACGTCAACGGAACTGTCGTTCTGATGCCAGGCGACATTCTCTGCGCATTCAAGCGCTATATTCAGTCTCCGGTCACGCTGACCATCAAGGACGGCTACATTGTCGACCTCAAGGGCGAAGGGACCGACGCAACGCTCATCAAGAACTATATCGACAGTTTCGGCGATCGGCGCGGATGGGCAATCTCGCATATCGGGTGGGGATCAAATGAGCGCGCCGACTGGCACCACATAGCTGCATCTCAGCAGATCGCGTCGGAGCATATCATGAACGCCCTTTCCTTTTATGGAAACGTTCTGTTCTCGACGGGGCCGAATACCGAGCTTGGCGGCACGAACGACACGCCGTGTCATCTCGACATCCCACTTCGCGGCTGCAGCCTCTGGCTCGACGATGTCCATATCCTCGACAGGGGCGAGTTTGCCTACCCGGAGTTGAGGGCACCCGGCCGCTAGGCTGCGCCCGCCTGATCAAGACCTGGAGCCGCATCCGCGGTTCCCAATAACGCGGAAAGCGTTTCGGCAACGACCATCCACTGTCCAGCTCTTTCAATGGGAAACGCATTGCATGTCCAAAACCCTCTCAGGCGCGGAAGATTACACGGCCAGGCAACGGTATTCGATCATGATCTCGGCGATGCTGGGATACATTCTCGACTTCTATGATGTCCTGATCTTTCCGTTTCTCCTGCCCGCGATCCAGCGGTCGATGTCGCTATCGTTGACAGAGATCGGCTCTCTGCAGGCCCTGACACTATTCGGATCGGCGATCGGCGGGGCTCTGTTCGGCGTCATCGGTGATCGCCTTGGCCGGAAGACCTCGCTTCAGCTCGCCATCGCGCTGTTCTCGGTCGCGGCGATCATTTCCGCGTTCGCATGGAATTACTGGTCGCTTGCAGTGCTGCGCTTCATCACCGGCATCGGTCTTGGCGGCGAGTATGGCGTTGGCATGGTGCTTTTCAACGAGGCCTGGAAAAAAGGCAGCCGAGGCTTGGGTGCAGCTGCGCTTCAGGGCTGCGCCGTGATCGCATCGTCCACGGCTTCGATCGTCGGGATCTGGCTTATCGCGACGTTCAGCGACGAGTGGAGCTGGCGCATCGGCCTGCTGAGCGGCGGAGTGCCGATCCTGCTGATCATCTTCATTCGCTTCTTCATGCCTGAGTCGAAGATCTGGCTGGAGTACGAGGCGCAACGCAAGGCCGGTCCGGTCGTGGCCGCGGCCCGCACTCTTCCCCTTGCAGACTTGTTCCGCAATGGTCTGGCGCGGCAGACCGTCACTGCTTTCGTGTGGCTGATGAGCTACATGCTTTGCTACTACAGCGTAGTCTCCTTCATTCCCACGCTGTTGCTCCGGGACATGCACACGCCAGGCGACGTCGTTCGCACCACGGCCGTTCTTCTTTCCGTGGTCAGCGGCATCTGCTACCTCGCCAACGGCTTTTTCAACGACAGGGCTGGCCGCCGGTTCGGTGCTCTCGTGCCGGCATTGTTTTGGGTCGGATCCCTGGTTGGCATGGCGGTGTGGGGAAGTCAGCTCTACGCCGGCTCGAAGGCCGAGTGGCCGATGTTCTGGCTCTATATCGGTTTCGGTATTGGCAACGTTGCGCTCGGCGTGACGGGCGTCTGGATCTCGGAGCTCTATCCGGTCAACCTGCGCGCGACGGCGGTGTCTACATTCTATATGGGCGGTCGCGGCCTTGGCAGCATCGCGCCGGTTATCGTGCCCCTTGCGGCCACTCATTTCGGCGGAAGCCTGCTGAACGGCATGGTTGCCGTGGCCCTTCCCGCTGCAGCTGTCTTCGTTCTTGCCTCTCTTCTGCTTCCTGAGACGCTCGGTCGGGATTTGTCCGCGAAGGGCTTCAAGGCCGATGCGGACTCGGAGCCGGCGATGAAGGCTGCTCCGGTCTCGAGCGTATGATGCACTCGTGAAATGACGAGCAACCGGGGAGATGAGAGCTTGGCGCGCTCATCTCGCCGGCCACCTAGCGTGGGCATAAGGTGGTGCCTCCCAGTGAATTAGGCTGCCAATAGCAAAGCAGGCTCCCGCCATTGCGGATTTTGCGATGTACCGAAGCTCCCCCACCGTGCCAAGCGCTCACGCCACCATACGAAGGACAAACAGCGGTTCCTCGTGTCGGTGGTTGCGTATGATTCCCTCCCTGGGCACCATCCCCTTGATGCTACCTACCGTAATCAGCAATCGATGCGTCGACCGCTCAGGCGCGAACGTGACCTGCAGCCGCGCCGGTGACGACGCTGCCGCCAGCGACAGGGCAAGAGGCAGGCGGCCCTTGCAGGCCGCCTGGATTGATTAGCCTGCGAGCAGACGAGCTCTATTGGCAGAGATGCTGGAGTCCGTCGGACCCCTTGAAAGTGGTACCGGGCCTGCAGACGATCCCATTGTGCGATGCGTAGGTGTTCCAGTCGCCGTTCCACGCGTAGTAGTCGCCATATGCACCGGATTGATCATACGTGCCGTATGCGGCGTAGGAATTGCGCCAGCCGCCGAAGGGAGCGGTCGCGATCGCCGCGGCTGTTCCGACGGCAGCGCCGGCCACGCCGGCCGCGGCCCCCACCGGTCCCACGGGTTCACGATAGGCGGTTCGCCGCTGATAATAGCCCCGCCTGCTGTCGTACGGGCTCCCGGCTCCTCTGTTGAGGCAGTTGGCGCTGGCGAATTGAGATGAACAGGCGGCCGGGTTGGAGAAGACCGCTTGCGCCGATGCGGGGCTCGAAACTGCGGACGCCACTATCACGGCCGCGCCAAGAACTCTTAGACTCATCATGGCTTGCTCCCTGGATTTGGTTTGCTTGCGACGCTTGGCATGACTGAATGCCAAGTCTGCAAGTTGGCTTGCGAGTTCCCGTTTTCTCGCACCTAACCAAATGCAACCTCCGGAAGTGGTTCCTGTGCATCTCGTGCGCAGCATCAAATCGACGTGACTGATGGACGATTGGAAGAATGACTTCGAAGCGGCACAGGCGCGGCGCAGTGCCGACTGAGGAGGGGCCAAGCCACACCACATGAATCAAAATGCCGCGCCCCGTCGGCGAAGACGCAAAGCTGCGTTCGCCACACGCGCGCGCAGGCCTCGTTGCCGAACGCGCTCGCGCAGACCCGGCCAAATTGCAGTCAGTCCGGTATCGCGGACGAGGAGATGCCTAACAGACCCTCACGCTTTGCTGAACATACGCATAACCGTTCCACACGTTTCGCGTCTGATAGCAGGAGTTGTAGGCCGTCGCGGCTCCGATGGCTGCGCCAGTCGCCAAACCGGCTGCGGCAGCTCCGGGGCCCCAACCGCCGCGATAGTAACCGCCCCCGCGGTAATAGCCGCCGCCGGCCCAACGCGCGCGGCCGCCGTGCCAGCCGCCGGCATGCCATCGCGTACCGCCACCGTGCCAACCAGGTCGCATTCCTCCGCCGTGGAAGTGAGCCGATCGAGCGCCGGCTCCTCCGCGCCGGGCCTGCGCGTCATAAGGAAGTATCATTGCTGCAGATGCGATGAAGCTGAGAACAAGCAAAGCCTTGGTTGGTCGCATATCTGGACTCCTTGCAAGGGTGTCCCGATCAATCCCGCCGAACGTGCTTCGTTCCGTTGGTTCAACTGCGTATCGCGTTGGCACAAACTGCATACTCAAAAAACGCGTCGCGGCTTGGGAGGCAAGCGCGGTTCTCGGCAATTGTTGAGTTCAATCCTCCGGACCTCGGCTGCGCAAGGCAGGTACGAACGTGTTCGTACCTTGATGGCCTCCCCGCATGAAACAATGCTGATGCTCACGTGCCGGCGCAGCAGGATTGGCGAGCCGGTACGGCAGCTGGTCCACTACAGGGAGACGACCATGTGGAAGACAGGAGTGCTTGGCGCGCTGGTTTTGCTCGTCGCGGTTCCGGCAAATGCGGCTCCGAAGAATAGTGGCAAGAATGTCGATGCAATTCGTGCTGAATGCTTCAGGCAGGCGAATGAAGCCGCTGCCGCCGGCGGTGCGAACATGACAAGCGGGGCGACTGCCGCCCGAAACTCGGCGGGCTATTCCGCTTATCGGGATTGCGCGCGAAAGAACGGTATTCGCCCGTAAGCATTGCTTTGGTTTCCGCTAACCCATGGAAGGCCGCCTTCGGGCGGTCTATTCCATGCGCAGATGCGACAAGTGAAAAACGGCGACGGCAGCATGGCCGTCGAAAGCCGAGGATGCCGGCTGAGCGGCGCCGAAACTGCAGGGAACGTCAGCTTGCGACGAGAGCCTGGGCTTTGCGCAATCCGGTCATGAGAACGTCGACAACTTGATCTGCGGCTCCGTTGCGGCGCAAGAAGCCGGCCGGATCATCGGCCAACGCTTTGTACTGCGACATTCCGTTCAAGGCCGTTTGGGTCGCATCGCGGCGCCCCAGCTCTGTATTCGCCATCGCAATCAACAGTTGGCTGAATCCGGAATCGCGCAACGATGCCGTCTCGGCAACATCGAGCATCTGCTTGTATTCACCCTTCAAGTAAAGGTCGACCGCGATGAAATGAAGATACCAGGCTGGCGGATGCAACGTGCGCTCGATCGCGCGTTTGAGCATCGGAACTCCTTCCGAGAAGTTCCCGCGGATGGAAAGCCGCCAGCCGAACTGGGCAAGTATGTCGGGATCGTTAGGATTGAGATCGATCGCCAGATGGCTGATGCGATCACTATCGGCGTAACGTCCGGTGAAATGGTAGGCCGCAGCCAGGGCCTTCAGCGCCAGGGGACTGTTCGGCTGCAGGGCGATGGCGCGCGACGTGGCCTCAAGGGCCTTGTCATACTCCGTTTGCCGATTGCCGTCGGCTGAATAGCCCAACCGTCCGGCGTCGAGATGCAGCCACCCAAGCATGGCCCATGCATCGCTATACTGCGGATCCCGCTGAACGGTTTGCTGAAGGCACTGCATGGCCGGATCGAAGTCGATGCGCCGGAACGTGCTGCGATAGGCCTGAGCGCGCAGGACGCAGAGATAGCTTTCCATATTCCTCGGTGGATCCGCGCGAATATCGTTTCTGACCACGCCGTAGGATTGGCCGACGACAGTTGCGATTTCGCTTGCGAGCTCGCGCTGGACATTCATGAGCGACTGAGGATCGAACGGTCGAGCATATGTCCGCATCCATACGATCTCGTCGTTCTCGGCGTTGAAGACGGTCGTTGTGACCTGCACCTCTTCGACGCTCGTTTGAACGCTTCCACGGACGACATAGGAAGCACCGAGAGGACGACCGGGTTGGGGCGCTTTGTCGCCTTTTGCGGAGAGCGCATTCGGGGGCGACGTATAGAGCCGAAATCCTCCGAATCGAAACAGGTTGCTGGTCAGTTCCTGTCCCATGCCGATGGCGAAGAGCCGCGTGTTCTCCCCGGGAGTGAGTGGCTCGAACGGCATCACGAGGACCGCGGGTTCGCGTGGCGTCATTGGGGACGGCGGCGGTCTTGCTGCAAGCCATATCCAAGCCGTCACGCCGGCTGCCAGCGCGGCAGCGACGAGCGCATAGCGTCTGATGCCAAACTTGGTCGTCCAATTCGCACGTGTAGCAGCAGCAGTTGTCGAATGATCGTGGAGTTCAAGGGCAGGTTCGCGAGATGGAGTGTCGGCAACATGCATTTTGTGCCACTCAAAATGGGGCACATAGGAGCCTTTTGGAATTGTGATGCGTACCGGATCATCCCGGCCCGAATCCACATAGTAGCTATCGAGGTCGCGGCGCAATCGTCGAGCTTCAAGACGAACGACAGGGTCAGCCTGGGGATCGAAAGAATCGTCGCGCCGAAACACGGCCAAGGCAATTGTGTAGCCTTTCAGGCTTTCAGCGCGGCCTGCAAGCGTCTCGTCGACAATGAAACGAAGGAAAGCTTGCCGCCGTTCGCTCGCCTGGAAATGCGGGCTTGCGAGGATGCGGTCCAGCTCTTTCGCTACATGCGCCGGCGGCACCGCGGAATCATCACGACGCGGGACCTCGGATGCGCCGCTGACGGCGTCGTGAGCGAAGGGTACATCAGGCATCAACCGGCAACCCCAATCGTCGATCGACGGTAGGCCTTCCCAGTACATGTTGCAACTCGTAAGCGAAGCAGGCAGCCGGCGCTGACGCGACAGCTTTCGATCATCAGAACAATGAGTTCCCGACTGCAGCGACAGCTGGTCGCATCGGCCTTGAAGCCGTCGCGCCTGAGACAGCGCGCTCAACGAGCGTCGCGCCGTGTACGAACATGTTCGTACCTTGAAGCCCCGATGAACCAGCAGCAAAGGTCACGTTGGCCACAAGCGAGTTCATCATGGAGGAGTTCCGCGCGATTGTGACCCGCTTTCCGCTGCGCGAACTTGACATTCGCCGCTGCTTCAATCGCGACGCGCAGTTTAGAGCCATTTGCGCAGATTATGACGAAGCTGTGAAAGCGCTTCGTCATTGGCAACAGGCGGCAAAGCAAGGCGACCGCGAAGGAAGTCGGAAGGCCGCGGATTACGAACGGCTCGTTGCCGACCTGGAAGCCGAGGCCCTGGTTCATCTGAACCGGCCGTGATCGAGGGGCGTTCGCATAACTGGAGCAGTGCGTGAACGATACGATTCTTATCAACCTTTCGATATCAGGCGTGCTTGCCGCGGGCATGCTGCGTGCTGCGATCGGTCAGACACAGAACCTGCGCAGCGAGGCCGCCGAACCGACCAAGCACGCAATCGGCCGCAACGAGTAACTGGAGGCAACCTTCTTGAATATTGCCGAGAGACCGGTCCCGAACGTGGACGAAACCGGCGCGTCAGACAGTATCTTCATTCTCGGCGGCACGTTTCGCATGGGATCGGATCGGCATTATCCGGAAGAAGCGCCGTCCCACATGGTGAGCGTCGACGGGTTCTGGATGGACCGCACGCCGGTGACGAACCGGCAGTTCAAGCAGTTCGTGCGTGCCACGGGCCACGTCACCTTCGCCGAGGTCGCTCCCGATCCCAAGGACTATCCTGATGCATTGCCGCATTTGATCTTCGCCGGCTCGCTCGTCTTCACTCCCCCGGATTATCCGGTCGATCTGCGCGACTACGGCCAATGGTGGACGCTGCTCAAGGGCGCGAATTGGCGGCATCCCTACGGCCCCAAGAGCAACATCAAATCGCTCGACGACCATCCGGTCGTCCATATCGCATACGCCGACGCGTTGGCCTACGCCCGATGGGCCGGCAAGGACCTGCCGACCGAAGCGGAGTGGGAGTTTGCCGCACGCGGCGGCCTCGATGGCGCCGAGTTCGCCTGGGGCGATGAATTCGTGCCGGGCGGCGTGCATCAAGCCAATACGTGGCAAGGTCACTTCCCGTTCGAGAACCGGTGTGAGGACGGCCATGCGCGCACGTCGCCGGTGATGACCTTTCCGCCGAACGGCTATGGCGTGTTCGACATGATCGGCAATGTCTGGGAGTGGACCAGTGACTGGTGGGCTCCAAAACACAGCGCCGACGCAAAGAAGGACTGCTGCATTCCCCAGAACCCGCGGGGCGGCTGCGAGCACGACAGCCACGATCCGTCGCTGCCGCTCAGCAGGATACCGCGCAAGGTGATCAAGGGCGGCTCGCATCTCTGCGCGCCGAACTATTGCCGGCGCTATCGACCGGCGGCGCGCCATGCCGAGCCGATCGATACGTCGACCAGCCATCTCGGATTTCGCTGCATCACACGTTCAGGGAGAAAGTGATGACTGAGAAGACAACGACAGAGACCTTCAGCCGCCGCAACCTGCTCGCGGCCTCCAGTTCGCTCGCCACCATCGCCGCCTTCTCGGCGATGGCGCCCATCCAGACAGCCCAGGCGCAAGGGACCACGCAACCCTCGAGCGCGGCCGGCGGCGCAAAGCCGAACATCATCCTGATCCTGTCGGATGATTTTGGCTATGGTGACTCCGGGCCCTATGGTGGCGGCGAAAATCGCGGCATGCCAACGCCGAGCATCGATCGCCTCGCGAATGAAGGACTGCAATTCATGTCCTTCTATGCGCAGCCGAGTTGCACGCCCGGTCGTGCCGCGGTGCAAACCGGCCGGATTCCAAATCGCAGCGGCATGACGACCGTCGCGTTCCAGGGCCAGGGCGGCGGCATGCCGGCGGCGGAATGGACGCTTGCCTCGGTTTTGAAGACCGGTGGTTACAAAACGTTCTTCACGGGCAAATGGCACCTTGGCGAGGCCGACTATGCGTTGCCGAGCGCGCAAGGCTACGACGAGATGAAGTATGCCGGCCTTTATCATCTCAATGCCTACACCTACGCCGATCCGACCTGGTTTCCCGACATGGACCCCGAACTCAGGGCGATGTTCGAGAAGGTCACCAAAGGCGCACTTTCCGGAAATGCCGGGCAGCCGGCGAAGGAAGATTTCAAGATCAACGGCCAGTATGTCAACACGCCGGACAAGGGCGTCGTCGGCATTCCTTTCTTCGACGACTATGTCGAGAAGGCCTCGCTCGAATATCTGGACCGCAACAAGTCATCGGGCCCGTTCTTCATGAGCATCAACTTCATGAAGGTGCACCAGCCCAACATGCCGGCGCCCGAATTCCAGGGCAAGTCGATGTCCAAGAGCAAGTACGCCGACTCCGTGGTCGAGAACGACACGCGTATCGGCCGGATCATGGACAAGGTGCGGTCCCTCGGGCTCGACAAGAACACCTATGTGTTCTGGACGACGGACAACGGCGCCTGGCAGGACGTCTATCCGGACGCCGGCTACACGCCGTTCCGCGGCACCAAGGGCACGGTTCGCGAGGGCGGCAACCGCGTCCCGTCGATCGCATGGGGTCCGGGCATCAAGGCCGGCTCGAAGAATTCGGACATCGTCGGCGGCCTCGACTACATGGCGACGTTCGCGAAGCTTGCCGGCGTGAAGCTGCCGGAGAACGATCGCGAGGGTAAGCCTATCATCTTCGACAGCATCGACATGTCTCCGATTCTGTTCGGAACCGGCAAGTCCGAGCGCAAGAACTGGTTCTATTTCACGGAGTCCGAACTCTCGCCTGGCGCCGCCCGTGTCGGCAATTACAAGGCGGTGTTCAATCTGCGCGGCGACAACGGCGCAAAGACCGGCGGTCTGGCGGTCGACAGCAACCTCGGCTGGAAGGGACCGGAGTCCTACGTGGCGACCGTTCCACAGGTCTTCGATCTCTGGCAGGACCCGCAGGAGCGCTACGACATCTTCATGAATAACTACACCGAGCACACCTGGTCCCTGGTTTCGATCAATGCCGCGATCAAGGATCTGATGCAGACTTACGTGAAGTATCCGCCACGGAAGATACAGAGCGAGACCTACGCGGGACCGATCACCATCCAGCAGTACGAGCGCTTCGCGTTCTTCAGGGATCAACTCGCCAAGGACGGCTTCCAGATCGGCTTGCCGACGGGCAACTGATCGATGCGAATGGGAGCGGCCCCACATCGAGGGGCCGTTCCGCTGTTGCGAATGGCTGAACCGGAGGACGGTGATTCGTGAACGAAAGCTTGGTTGACCGCCGTACGATCCTGGCCGGTCTGCTGGTGTCGGCGGCCACCCTGTCGGTTTCCGGCCGCATCGCTCGCGCGCAAAGCGATCCTCTGCCTTCCTGGAATGAGGGCCGCGCCAAGAAGTCGATCCTGGACTTCGTCTCCGCGGTGATGCGGGAAGGCACGCCGGATTTCGTGCCGGCGCCAGAGCGCATCGCGACATTCGACAATGACGGCACGCTCTGGTGCGAGCAGCCGATGTATGTGCAGCTTGCGTTTGCGCTGGACCGGGTGAAGGCCCTCGCTCCCAAACATCCGGAGTGGAAGCAGAAGCAGCCCTTCAGGGCGGTTCTCGACAACGACATCGCTGCGCTGGCCAAGGCCGGCGAGAAGGGCCTGGTCGAACTCGTCATGGCGACCCATGCCGGCATGACAACGGCCGAGTTCGCGCAGATTGCCGGCGACTGGATCGCGAGTGCGCGCCACCCGAAGTTCAACCGGCCCTATACCGACCTCGTCTACCAGCCGATGCTGGAACTGCTCGCCCATCTGCGGGCCAATGGCTTCAAGACCTTCATCGTCTCGGGCGGCGGCATCGAGTTCATGCGGCCATGGAGCGAGCGGGTCTATGGCATCCCGCCCGAGCAGGTCGTGGGATCGAGCATCAAGACGAAGTTCGAGATCGACAAGGGGAAGCCGACACTGATCCGGCTGCCGGCGATCGATCTCGTCGACGACGGACCCGGCAAGCCGGTCGGCATCAACTCGCATATCGGTCGCCGGCCGATCGCGGCCTTCGGCAATTCGGACGGCGACTTCCAGATGCTGCAATGGGCGACGCAATCATCGGGGAAACGCTTTGGCCTGATCGTGCATCACACCGATGCCGAACGAGAATATGCATACGATCGGAAGTCCTCGTTCGGCAAACTCGACAAGGCG from Bradyrhizobium elkanii USDA 76 harbors:
- a CDS encoding MFS transporter, whose product is MSKTLSGAEDYTARQRYSIMISAMLGYILDFYDVLIFPFLLPAIQRSMSLSLTEIGSLQALTLFGSAIGGALFGVIGDRLGRKTSLQLAIALFSVAAIISAFAWNYWSLAVLRFITGIGLGGEYGVGMVLFNEAWKKGSRGLGAAALQGCAVIASSTASIVGIWLIATFSDEWSWRIGLLSGGVPILLIIFIRFFMPESKIWLEYEAQRKAGPVVAAARTLPLADLFRNGLARQTVTAFVWLMSYMLCYYSVVSFIPTLLLRDMHTPGDVVRTTAVLLSVVSGICYLANGFFNDRAGRRFGALVPALFWVGSLVGMAVWGSQLYAGSKAEWPMFWLYIGFGIGNVALGVTGVWISELYPVNLRATAVSTFYMGGRGLGSIAPVIVPLAATHFGGSLLNGMVAVALPAAAVFVLASLLLPETLGRDLSAKGFKADADSEPAMKAAPVSSV
- a CDS encoding tetratricopeptide repeat protein, with translation MYWEGLPSIDDWGCRLMPDVPFAHDAVSGASEVPRRDDSAVPPAHVAKELDRILASPHFQASERRQAFLRFIVDETLAGRAESLKGYTIALAVFRRDDSFDPQADPVVRLEARRLRRDLDSYYVDSGRDDPVRITIPKGSYVPHFEWHKMHVADTPSREPALELHDHSTTAAATRANWTTKFGIRRYALVAAALAAGVTAWIWLAARPPPSPMTPREPAVLVMPFEPLTPGENTRLFAIGMGQELTSNLFRFGGFRLYTSPPNALSAKGDKAPQPGRPLGASYVVRGSVQTSVEEVQVTTTVFNAENDEIVWMRTYARPFDPQSLMNVQRELASEIATVVGQSYGVVRNDIRADPPRNMESYLCVLRAQAYRSTFRRIDFDPAMQCLQQTVQRDPQYSDAWAMLGWLHLDAGRLGYSADGNRQTEYDKALEATSRAIALQPNSPLALKALAAAYHFTGRYADSDRISHLAIDLNPNDPDILAQFGWRLSIRGNFSEGVPMLKRAIERTLHPPAWYLHFIAVDLYLKGEYKQMLDVAETASLRDSGFSQLLIAMANTELGRRDATQTALNGMSQYKALADDPAGFLRRNGAADQVVDVLMTGLRKAQALVAS
- a CDS encoding formylglycine-generating enzyme family protein translates to MNIAERPVPNVDETGASDSIFILGGTFRMGSDRHYPEEAPSHMVSVDGFWMDRTPVTNRQFKQFVRATGHVTFAEVAPDPKDYPDALPHLIFAGSLVFTPPDYPVDLRDYGQWWTLLKGANWRHPYGPKSNIKSLDDHPVVHIAYADALAYARWAGKDLPTEAEWEFAARGGLDGAEFAWGDEFVPGGVHQANTWQGHFPFENRCEDGHARTSPVMTFPPNGYGVFDMIGNVWEWTSDWWAPKHSADAKKDCCIPQNPRGGCEHDSHDPSLPLSRIPRKVIKGGSHLCAPNYCRRYRPAARHAEPIDTSTSHLGFRCITRSGRK
- a CDS encoding arylsulfatase — its product is MTEKTTTETFSRRNLLAASSSLATIAAFSAMAPIQTAQAQGTTQPSSAAGGAKPNIILILSDDFGYGDSGPYGGGENRGMPTPSIDRLANEGLQFMSFYAQPSCTPGRAAVQTGRIPNRSGMTTVAFQGQGGGMPAAEWTLASVLKTGGYKTFFTGKWHLGEADYALPSAQGYDEMKYAGLYHLNAYTYADPTWFPDMDPELRAMFEKVTKGALSGNAGQPAKEDFKINGQYVNTPDKGVVGIPFFDDYVEKASLEYLDRNKSSGPFFMSINFMKVHQPNMPAPEFQGKSMSKSKYADSVVENDTRIGRIMDKVRSLGLDKNTYVFWTTDNGAWQDVYPDAGYTPFRGTKGTVREGGNRVPSIAWGPGIKAGSKNSDIVGGLDYMATFAKLAGVKLPENDREGKPIIFDSIDMSPILFGTGKSERKNWFYFTESELSPGAARVGNYKAVFNLRGDNGAKTGGLAVDSNLGWKGPESYVATVPQVFDLWQDPQERYDIFMNNYTEHTWSLVSINAAIKDLMQTYVKYPPRKIQSETYAGPITIQQYERFAFFRDQLAKDGFQIGLPTGN
- a CDS encoding HAD family hydrolase, whose product is MNESLVDRRTILAGLLVSAATLSVSGRIARAQSDPLPSWNEGRAKKSILDFVSAVMREGTPDFVPAPERIATFDNDGTLWCEQPMYVQLAFALDRVKALAPKHPEWKQKQPFRAVLDNDIAALAKAGEKGLVELVMATHAGMTTAEFAQIAGDWIASARHPKFNRPYTDLVYQPMLELLAHLRANGFKTFIVSGGGIEFMRPWSERVYGIPPEQVVGSSIKTKFEIDKGKPTLIRLPAIDLVDDGPGKPVGINSHIGRRPIAAFGNSDGDFQMLQWATQSSGKRFGLIVHHTDAEREYAYDRKSSFGKLDKALDAASANGWIVVSMKDDWKRMFRFE